GAGGCCCGGCAttgatttcaatgaaacatATTCTCCAGTAATGAGTGGTATCACTTTGCGGTACCTTATATCTTTGGCAGTGCAAAATCATCTATCTATGCAGTTGATGGATGTCGTGACCGCATATCTTTACGGGCCACTAGATTCGGACATTTACATGAAGGTTTCCGATGGAATCTCTGTCCCGAATGCAAGCGCAAAACGTAATATGTACTGTGTTAAATTGAACAAGTCTTTATACGGCTTGAAACAGTCGGGACAGATGTGGTACAACCGACTAAGTGAGTTCCTTCTTCAGAAGGGTTATTCCAACAATGATGACTGCCCGTGTGTCTTCATCAAGAAGTCCTCTTCAAGATTTTGCATCATTTCAGTGTATGTTGATGATCTAAACATCATTGGCAACGCACAAGATATTGATGAAGCGCGCAATCATCTAAAGAcagaatttgagatgaaggatttgggtaaaaccaaatTTTGTTTGGGTCTCCAACTCGAACACCTTCCCTCAGGAATAATGGTACATCAAGCTGCCTATATTCAGAAAATATTGGAGAAATTCAATATGGATAGATCCTACCCATCTAAAACTCCCATGGTGGTTCGTTCTCTAgacgtagagaaagatccGTTCAAGCCAAGGGTCGATGGAGAAGAGATGTTGGGATCCGAAGTTCCATATCTCAGTGCCATTGGAGCGCTCATGTACCTTGCAAATTGCACGAGACCTGACCTCGCATTTGCAGTAAATCTACTTGCTAGACACAGCGCAGCCCCCACCAAACGCCGTTGGGCAGGAGTAAAGAATGTCTTTCGATATCTCCAAGGCAAGAAGGATCTTGGCCTATATTTTCAATCCCAGAGAAATCTGGACTCTAATATGGTTGGATACACAAATGCTGGATATTTATCTAATCCTCATAATGCCAGATCGCAGACCGGTTTTGTGTTCCTACATGCTGGAACTGCAATTTCAGGGAAGTCTTCAAAACAGACTCTGGTTGCAACTTCTACCAATCATTCTGAAATAATCGCATTGTATGAGGCGTCACGTGAATGCGTGTGGCTTCGCAAAATGATAAACCACATACAGATGTCATGTGGAATTGGTTCTATTGAATCACCTACCATTATCTATGAAGATAATGCAGCTTGTGTTGCACAGATGCAAACAGGATACATCAAAAGCAATATCACTAAGCATATTGCCCCTAAATTGTTTTATCCCCATGAACTCCAAAAGAGTGGAAAAATAAACATCTTGCAAGTCAAATCATGCGATAATCTTGCTGACCTATTCACAAAGTCTCTACCAACTGCAACATTCCAGAAATACATTCATAGAATTGGTATGCGACGACTACGTGATATGCAATAATCAGGGGGAGTGTCTTCTTGAATTATTCCTGTTCAGAGCATCATATCACACTCTTTTTCCTTTATGAGTTTACTTTACAGGTTCTCATTAAGGTTTTTAACGAGGTAATATCAACATGAGATTTTGTGCCTTACTTTCTGTTTTCCCCATCGGGGTTTTTAGGGAAAGTATACACGACATAATTATTGTCCTCGATATTCTATGGAGCTTATTCATATTGAGTTAACAGAGGCAATAACCATAATATGTTGTAtcattttctccttatttttcCCACAGGGTTTTAAAGGAGTTTCAACAGCATATCCTACATCACTCCTCACATTTTTCCCACAGGGTTTTTGGAGGAGACTTAATCAAAGATGATGGATCATTCTATGCAGTCAAGGAGTGATTAGGAGGAGTGTTAAGATTAATTAACAAATATTAATTAAGGAGAATCACTCCTTAACTGTGACATCCCACGATCCCTCCAAAAACTGTCGGAAGTTGCCTTTCGGGAGTCTTGTCTCCAGGAACTGCCATATTTGATCCCTTATATATTTGTACAATCAATCATCAATAATATACCGATTCATTCTTGTCTAGTACACAATTTACTTCTAACACGGAGGCTGAAAGATTCTACTGCCGGGTGGGTCGAATTTCAGGCTCCGTACGTAACCACTAAGTGCACACGGTTAGAAGATAATCCATGTTTAGTGACTCTGACTGTGAGGCTATTATTATTTGTGTTCGTCTAGGAGGGTGAATGTTGGAATGAACATGCCCGTGTATATACGTTCGGGTTGAGTTGGATGTCCAAAAGCCCTCTTTCACGACAGGTTCATAAACACATGTTGGAAAAACTCCTATGGTACCTCGCCGCCAAGGCGGTTGGTCGAGAGAGATGGATGCGCTGGAGGCTGATGCACTGGGCGAGGGTGGCCGGTATCACCCCGGACAGCAGGTTCCTTTTCAGGTGGAGGATGCTGAGTTGGGTAAGGTTCCCAATGCTGTCCGCGATGCTTCCCGGCCGCCAAGGCGTTACCCGACAGGTCCAGCAAGCTGAGTGTCTTGACTTGGCCTATATATGCATGGAGGGATCTCGCCCGTCAGGGCGTTGTTGGACAGGTTTAGCAGCCGAAGATTCTGGAACGCGCAGATGGACGCTGGGATGGTCGTCCCATTGAGCTGGTTGCTCGAGAGGTTCATCTCCACCAGCATAAGGTTTTTCAGGTCGCCCATGTCGGCAGGAATCGAGCCCTTGATCTGGTAGTTGTCGGCCAGAAAGAGGTGCGACAGGTTCCGCGGGAGCATGGAGCCGAAGCGGCTCGGCAGCCGGCCGCCCATCCCCACGGAGTCGGCCTCTATCTCTAGTAACTGTGAGCAGTTTGATACTGCAGTGAAGAAGGGCTCTAGGTTGGCTCCAGAACCTGTTGTCGGACAAATGCAGATAAGCTAGGCCCTGCTTGCCCGAGATGATGTCGGTcggaagctcgtcggcgagCGAGTTATCCTCGATCCACATCCAGCAGCCAGAGAGACGTGCAGTTGTAGTTTTGGAAGAGAGCAGGAGGTATATATACGGCCTGACAGATGGTTAAACTCGAGGCTAAGGAAGTGCTTAGATGCTAGGCAGTTCGGACAGGACCGGCGGTATATATGCTGCCGCTGAGCTGGTTGCGGCTGAGGTCGAGGCTGGCAAGGCTGCGGAGGCTGGAGAACTCGATCGGCCGGGATCTGCCCCGTGAGGTTGCGCACGGACAGCGGGAGAGCTCCGGAGAAGTAATTGTATGAGATGTCGAGGCTCCGGAGGCGCGATAGGTGGCCGACGACCGGGCCGGGGAATGGTGCCGTAGATGCTCATGTGGCTTAGAGAGAGCCTGACAACGTGCTGCCGCGTCCTGTATATCGCAAAGAGACACCGGCCGGTGAAGCCGCCGCATACGTCGTCGTTGGACTCGTTCCAGTCGGCCAGGACCGACGGGGACGGCAGCTCTTGAACGCCAGAAGGGTGGCCTTCTCCTCAGCAAGCATGGCTATATAGGTGCTGCCTGTCCCCGCTTGCAACGATCACGTGGAAGAGAACGAGGAGGCCGGAGCGTGGCCCTGCCATTCATCACCATATTTACCGATCGATACGGCACCCTCGTTCTTGTAACCGGTCGCGCGTGTGATTGTTGGCTTTAACTAGCTAGCTCAAAACACGGGATCGAGCACACTGCAGGGATCTTTTGTTTCCTCGGTcttgtttgtttcttgtcGCGTTTTGGCTTGATGGATCATTCACTCCTACATATATACTATCGACAGTGTGCGCAGCGCATGTTCTTTCCGTCCATATGTGTGTGTGGTGTGGTGTTGCTCATTCCTGGTAGTTAAATTCCCACTCGTTTTCTTCTTGCCGTAATGCATGCCTTTCACTTTCTCTTCTTAGCGCGGCCTTTATGCCGAATTTGTGTGCTATACTGCTTGCTTTTGAAGGATTAAAGAGTAAATAACATTGTTacctttaattaattttatctATCCCATTTGAACTATACGACCGACAACTCAAGTCATTCCTCCAAGGAATAAATAACGTGTAAATTCAGATTATGTCCAGATCAGGTTTGATTGCACTTTGTGAAGCGCGAGCTGAGCCTAACTCAGgtggttggttccttgtggcTCAGGTTCAAGTCTCCGACTTGACGTGGGTGCTCGCatttttctggatttatttCAGGACCTAACTCGTGTACATTCTgtgttttttcaaaaaaaaagattgcacTCTGTGAAGCGGACATGGCGGACCCACCTAATAAGCCCCGAGCACCACCGAAGTGGCCTCGGTTCTTGATGCTGCTAGCTGCGGCGCAACCCACCTAATAGCATGCGACGCGGCATGTGTAACTTCTTGCATGTTGTTTTCCTGATgttgcattggctcaatggcTCGCCCACTGGGCTTGTCCGCTTTGGCCGCAATAGGCTGCCGGCAGCCGCATATAGCACGATCAATCCCCACCTAAACATCATTCGTGGAATAGTTCATTTTATTTCAGAACATCTTCATAGCAGATATCATGGCTTGTCTGTGACCTTCACTCGCGCTAAACATATCTAAGCCTAAGCCTTCATAGCAGATTTCATGGCTTGTATGTGACTTTCAGAACATCTTCGTAGCTAGCTCTGACAAACATATCCCAAATGAATATCCCAATCCTATCGGGCGGTTTTGGGTCTAGGGTCTAGCTAGAGACCTTGTAGTAGTTTTTCTTGCACATATATAATATGATTTGTACGTGTGCAATTATCCTTTCATCCATGTAGTTCTCGGTAAAACTATATAAGTGAATTAGCTAAACTTTTAACCTAAGTAAACAATATCTCACATTGTCTCCTTGGGGTTCCGTAGCTTACCATGGACAACTTGCTAGTATGACGAAACAAGAAAGTGCATGGAGAGATTTTATATACAAGCTATTACCATGGTCCATGGACACAAAGTCCAGAAGAGCTACTACCTAGAAACTAGATTAGCTGGAAATTGATGAAGTGGGCTTGAAGAAGCCTTCAGAGGCGATTACAACGCCGTTTCCCCTTTGATATACACCTTCTTTTGGTGGCAAGATTTTTGGTAGTTTTGCTCGCTATTGTTTTCTACCTCCTTCGGTCCTTTCCTGGCATCATTTGTCGGTGGGGATTATAGAGAGTGTGTCGGTTAGGGTAACGGATAATGCCAAAAATCAGATGCGGCGGCCACTGTGGTGGCCCCACGGGCATGCCCTAGGGCGCCCCTGGGCCTAGGTCCCTCCCACGTGTCCCCGTTGAGACTATTCGCTAACTTTCAAGTGCACCTTCAGGGCTCCGACATATTCACCCTCTAATTTACTGGGATTTTTCTTCCCGCGTTAAGCTTAAAAAAGGAACAtaatgaaaaaggaaaaaatatgaCTCACAGCACTTAACTGCACCGAAGACAAACAAGTTAATAAAatttcgtaaaaaaaacataaaaataaagaaaaaacttcAAAAGAAATAGAGCAAGGTAGACCAGAGTGGAGTAGCGCGTGGAATCCGTTGCTACGAGCAACAATTTCTATAGCCATCTTTACATACATCACTAATTAATGAAATCTGCAGAACAGGTTAAACTTCCCAACTGATCGGTGGGAAAAGATACAGTTAATTTCTATTACATGGATACTTCTGGGTATTATCCCCGTATCAGTATGCCATTGGCAACAATTTCAAGAGATAAAGGTTTAATGGGACACTGAAAAATCAGAAATGACTGACATATGTTCTTGTAAAATACGAGTACCTCTCACGGCATGCGACAGGTTAAACAGGAGTGTCGTGGGGCTGTGGGCTTTGTGGCAGATGCAAAAGCGGTATAAGCTACGGAGTAGATAGTAGCACGTACTCTGAAGATCTACGTTGCGCCTCGTTGCACATGCTCTAGGAAATAGGATTGAAGCCTAGCAATCTTCTGAGGATTGGCAGCAGATGGCTAGAGATCGACGCACGTGTAACAGATTAGCAGGATTGTGAATATCTACAATATTATATTATATTGCTTTCTTTGTTATCGCTTCTGACCTGACCATGCATGGTTTCGAAGTACACCCAGGCCGGGTtgcgtattttttttaacgtATCTATGTAACAATGACATTCGACAGCCTTTGAACCTGATGTAGACGATTTATCATCTACTACTGTCTAGTGTTTTGTTAATCCAAAGATACtttctttactttttttttgcgaccAGCTACTTTCTTTGCTTGAGTATGGAAGTTTAGACTGATGCTGCGTCtcaaacagaaacaaaaaagaagaagaggtgctGCATAATTGCATAAttcaacatgcatgcatttccaCACCAAGTTGACATCAAATGCAAAACTCATAACTGAAGAATGGCATCCTTGAAACAACAAAGAAATTGATCTGAAGGAAATTTGTTCTAGCTGCAGACTGGAAgatactacggagtactacaaTCCCTTAAAAAACAAGCTACAGTTTGTCTATCGCTTAATTAACATTCATCCATCTACTGGAGCCGACAGCCTGCGCCTGCAGATAGGGCACTTCTCGCTTTCCTTGAGACAGAGCTCCAAGCATTCGCCATGGAAGACATGGGGctggaagcacccgggccacTTGGCGAGGCCGCTCTCGAGCTCCTCCAAGCAAACGGAGCActcatcttcctcttccttgcCTTTGCCTTTGCCTTTGGCTTCGTCTTCGCAGGGCCGCCGCAGTACTGGCTCGGGCAGCTGCAGCTCCATGCCGACGTGGTACATAGACACGGGCCAGGTCTCTTCCGTCATCCCTCCCAGGTAGTAACTCACACGGCCCATGCGCCTCGTCGTGTAGTCCCCGCGCCGGAGGATGCCGACGTCGGCGCGCAAGTAGACGCGCCAGGCCCGCGGCGGGACGCGCATGTCGGAGACCAACCTGGCCCAGAGCTCCTCGAGCGGGCAGGCATGGCTGGCGGGGTAGATCAGCGGGCCCagcgccggcccggcccagcgCCGCAGCGAGGccgcggcgtcgccgtcgtccgGGACGGCGAAGCGCATCTCGTGCAGCTTCGTGCTCCTGAAGCCGCGCACCgccacgccgtcgccggagccggaggagatGAAGCGGGTGAAGCGGTATAGCAGCATGATCTGCCTCTGCGGAGGCTCGCCCTCTACGGGGTTCTCCTCGGTGTAGACCCGCAGGACGCCGGCGGTGCTCCCGGCAGAGGCGAACCGCGGCGATAGGTCGCGTTTCAGGCCGTTGAGGATGACGCAGCGGCGGGTCATCAGCTCCATGTTTCCGCCCGCTAGGAACGCTTTGGAGTCGTCGGTGAGCGTCTTGAGCGGCACGTCCACCTCGTCGTCGTACTCGCTCTCCGCCTCgtcatcgtcggcggcggcgttgcgctcctctccctcgccgtcgccgctctCCGCCTCGTCATCGTCGGCGTAgcgctcctcttcctcttcctcatcgGCAAGAACCGGCGAggactcttcttcttcggtggcgggggcggcggggtcgtCCCGGTTCATGATCGGCATCCTAACCCTGGGATGGGACAGGGAGGCACGGGGCGAGAGTTgcaggagaggagaggaaggggatgagTAACGCAGATGGGAAGAGAATGAGTTGGCTTCTTCCACCCGCTCCTCGTGCTCATTTTATAGAGGCACTCCAGGTCGTACAGAGAGCTTGCTAGGAAGGATACAGCAGAGCATGCAGACTGGGAAAGAAAATCTTCTACGATTTGAAGAGGGAAAACATTAAATGCCGTTAATGCCAGGCTTGTGATATCAATGCTTTCCAAAATATTATACAGGACCGTTGTAAATCCATTGTCTTTGGACAAGAGGTCCCTGGCTGCTCGCGGTTGGCCGTACGCCGCCAAGGAATATGTCCTCTACTCTCCCTTAGTCGTAGTCTCCCCCATCCCCACCCTCCATCCCTAGCTACCCCTTTCAAGTTTGCTTGGGAGTTTATAAACCCTAATCCAAGTTTTACGCGCCGACACTTATATTTTGTTGGCGGCGGTGTAAACCCTAATCTTATTGATCCAGTTTCCAATTAAAACCTTTTGTGTTTGGTGATTAATTGCGCCGCCATAATGGACCTCGTCCAAATCGCTCTTTGTTTCCCGGGGCTCGACAAGATCTAATGTGGCTTGATGGCGACGGAAGGAGTTGAGGGGCTAACGAGGAAGCTGATACTCTCAAATGCGGAGAGACAATCCCACATACAAGGAAGTGACATGGCTTCCATAGGCGATTGGGAAATTGCTCTCAGATAAGAAACTGGCAAACCAAGGTACACTCGATACATGTTGGGAAATGTTTGGTGTCCGTTGAAGGGGTTCAGATGGAGAGGAGGGGCTGTAGATGTTACAAAAGGAGTTATTGGTCATGCGGGAGCTAGACACTGCCAAAACCTAGATCGATGAGATCGAGTTTTATACCATACCAATGTGGATTAGAGTGTCCCTCTTTTTAAAGGGTTGTGTGCATGGATTGATGCAGACGTTTTAGGATTGTTCCTCACTTCCTCCTTTTGAAACAAAATCGTGGATGGACAGGGATATAAGCTGTTGGTGCCGAGGCGTGAAATTATCTTATATCCCCTTTGTCCGAGACTCGCTGCATGCTGAAGCTCGAGCTTGACTCCATGAGCTCCAAGCTGCACATTCTAGCTAAGTAGCTAGGAATAACATGCATTGAGGTAAGGTTAAGATGAAGAGAGAACTCCATATTTGCTATCCAAATTTTGCGCATATGTCCAAATGCCACTCAAAATTTTCCGGTTCCGAATATACCACTCAAAATTTTCCGGTCCGAATATAccattcaaattttgcatgggTTCAAATATGCCACTCCATTTAGTTGACCGTTACGTAAGACCTAAACAATTATCGGTTTTTTATATTGACCAATATGGTCCTGCGTCCACACAGGTCAGAGCTCTTCATGCATGCGCTCCGCGGCCTGTTTGCACGGCCTAATTAAGAATGCGATTGTGATCATTTCCTGGTTCACGGGGCTAGCTCTAGCTCCTAGCTAGCTCTCGGCCAAACTCAAACGCACATATGTTGTATGCTGCCCTGGCCAGGACGTACACTAAAACTCACCAAGTCCACGCGAATTGCCTAGCTAGACACAGGCAGCACAAGGACTCCTGCATGCACACGCACGTACATGCGCCGCTGGCCGCTGCATGTGTGTCGTGTTTCATTTCTTACCGATGGTAGAATCGCGTACGTAGCTGACTTGTATTTTCGTACGTCGGTCTTGGCCGGTAGGTATATACGCTGGCCGTATTCGGTAAAAACTACCGTACTAGGagcaaaaaaaggaaaatcaacATACTACGCAGGGGCAATATTGTCTTTTCATATCTTACTTAACGATCGACTAACAGCAGTGGCATATTCGTACCCCGTGCAAAATTTGAACGACATATTTGAAACAGGCAAAATCTGAGTGTCATTTGGACATGTGGCCAAATTTTGACCGGCAAATATGAAGTTATCTCTAAGATGAATGACAGGTGGTAGAAACTAGTACGATCCAGCTAGCTCGCAAAGGTTAGATACTCTTCAAAGAGATAAAACCTTAACATTCATCCTCCTTCGGTGTACTAAATTTTGATCACGGAAAAGATGTAAATGCTCAAATTTACATGTACAGGTTAGACGGTTAGAAGTTTAGGGCCCCGAAATGGTTTCCACTTCTAGGCTGTGTGCTGCTACTCCACAAAGCtaagatgtactccctccgattctaaattgttgtcgaaatattacatatatctagacgttttttaagaatagatacattcatatttgagcaaatttgagtcaagaatttaaaatgAGAGGAATAATTACGATCTTATCACAACATTCGGTAACGAGTTGCACGCAATATGTACCAGTACTATCAGACAGAAAAAAGGACGGAAAAAGGAAATTCTTTACGTGCGCCCCTCGGTCCCGTTGAGTCTGTGACGCACACTACCGCACGGACTAACTAGCAACCAAGCATGACACGTATATACATCCAAACGAGCAGCGGAGATTGGAGACCGGTAGGCTGCTGATGAGAGCACGTCACACTGAGTAGGAGTTAAATGTGTAGAAAGGGAAAggataaaaaaattctactcAGGGGATCCCATATGGCATAGGCAACAATTTCCAGAGGTTTAGTGGAACACTGAAACAACAGGTACGAATGGCATATGTTCATGTAAAATACCTCTTACGGCATGCCACATGTTAGTAAGAATTAATTGGCGTGGCTGATGTACGTAGACTAcatgatgaaaaaaatattctacCATTCTGCATATCACAATTTTATTCTGCAACCTTTGAACATCATGTACATGATTCTCGTTTACTGTCCAGTCTCTGTTAATCCAAAGCTACTTTCTTTACTGGACTATGAAAGTTTTGACTGATGCTAAGAAAAGCAGAAAACGTGATGCATAATTCAACATACATTTCTCCATTGATCAAACATGGTTTTTTTACAGTGGTATGTTCCCATCAAATACATCTCATAACCTAGTTCAGTTCATCTCTGAAGAATTCttgaaacaacaacaaaatctgAAGGAAACTTGTTCTAGCTGCATAAAGGAAGATGCAACTGCATTCCCTTCAAAAAACGCTACAGCTTGTCTGTCGCTCGCTTAGCATTCATCCATCTGTCGGAGCCGACAGCTTGCGCCTGCAGATGGGGCACGCCTCGCTCTCCTTGAGGCAGAGCTCCAAGCATTCGCCATGGAAGACATGGGGCAGGGAGCACCCGGGCCACGCGGCGAGGCCGCTCTCGAGCAGCTCGAAGCAAACGGGGCACTCCTGCCCGGCGACATCCGCCACgaccttcctcctcttcgccgGCCGCCCACCGTCAgtgtcgtcctcctcgtcgccggcggcctctGCGTTCGCGCCCAGAAGAACTGGCTCGGGCAGCTGCAGCTCCATGGCGACGTGGTACCCGGGCCAGGGTGCGGCCATCATCCGTTCCAGCCTGGCGCGCACGCGCTCCATGCGCCTCGGTGTGTAGTCCCGGCGCCGGAGGATGCCGACATCGGCAAGCACCTGGACGCGCCCCGCCCGCGGCGGGACGCGCACCGTGGAGACCAAGCGCGACCacagcgcctggagcgcccTGCTGTGGCGCACGGGGTAGATCAGCGGCGCCAGCGACGACCCGGCCCACGGCAGCGAgcccgccgcgtcgccggTGTCCGGGACGACGAACCGCAGCTCGTGCAGCTTCGCGCCCCCGCTCGCCTTCACGCCACGGCCGCCTCTCCTGCCGTTGGAGACGAAGCGGGTGCAGCGGTAGAGCACCAGGATCTCCTTCCGCTGCTtcttgccttcttcttcttcgtgggtctcctcgtcctcggcgTAGACCCGCAGGAAGCCGGCGGTGTTCCCAGCCGAGGCGAACCGCGGGGCCGGGCCGACGAAGTTCCGGCCTTCCGGGAGCGGGACGAAACGCCGGGGGATTAGAGGCATCGATTTCGACTCACGGCTTGAGCAGGCCGTTTGATCGCCGCCGTCGATCTTGAGCGGCACGTCGacctcgtcgtcatcgtcatcgtcgCTGCCGTAGAACGCCTCgtcgaggcgcgcctcctggGGTTCTTCCTCCGGCTGTTGCTCGCCCGAGAGGATCGATTGGCTCCGGCACCAGTCGCACGGGCACGGCGAAGACGAACCTGCCGCGTCATCGCTGTCGTCGTCATCGGAATCCaccgcctccatctccccaTCCGCAAGAACCGCGGCATCTTCTTGTTCCCCGCCCGCCGCAGCAAAAcccgaaggcggcggcggcggcgtcgcaaGATCAAGAACGCCGTAGCCCGCCAGAACCAGGACTGCAGCCGCGTCCGCGGCGGGGTCGTCCCGGTTCATCGCAATCCTCTCGTCCATGGAGTGCGATCGATGGAGTTTCTTGTGGGCGGGTCGTAAAATCGAGGGAGGCAAGGGGTGAGGGAAGATCGCAGATGGGAATTGAATGAGTTGGGGTGATCGACCCGTTCCCCGTGCCCAGATTTATAGAGGAGTGACTCCGGGCTGGGGCCGGACTCGTGTCCAATCCGAGAATCTGTGGACATTGACGTAAATAATTAACGGGCAAGAAGAGAGGATGCAGCAGAGTATTTAGATTGGGAAAGAAAACGATTTCGATTTGCAGATTGGGAAAGAAAAACGATTTCGATTTGCAGAcgtaaaaaatttaaaacgccgttgccgg
The Brachypodium distachyon strain Bd21 chromosome 2, Brachypodium_distachyon_v3.0, whole genome shotgun sequence genome window above contains:
- the LOC106866161 gene encoding uncharacterized protein LOC106866161 translates to MDERIAMNRDDPAADAAAVLVLAGYGVLDLATPPPPPSGFAAAGGEQEDAAVLADGEMEAVDSDDDDSDDAAGSSSPCPCDWCRSQSILSGEQQPEEEPQEARLDEAFYGSDDDDDDEVDVPLKIDGGDQTACSSRESKSMPLIPRRFVPLPEGRNFVGPAPRFASAGNTAGFLRVYAEDEETHEEEEGKKQRKEILVLYRCTRFVSNGRRGGRGVKASGGAKLHELRFVVPDTGDAAGSLPWAGSSLAPLIYPVRHSRALQALWSRLVSTVRVPPRAGRVQVLADVGILRRRDYTPRRMERVRARLERMMAAPWPGYHVAMELQLPEPVLLGANAEAAGDEEDDTDGGRPAKRRKVVADVAGQECPVCFELLESGLAAWPGCSLPHVFHGECLELCLKESEACPICRRKLSAPTDG